One genomic segment of Pedobacter endophyticus includes these proteins:
- a CDS encoding DUF2264 domain-containing protein, whose product MKMIFKITLIVAFGLGLNQAEAQLKKNVTGQQDRAFWVKTLNRIAYPVVHNLANETLKKNMPLEKGPKYGLNLTKVTYLEALGRTMAGLAPWLALPDDDTAEGKLRKTMRSELLKGLANSVNPTSPDYMNYRTESQPIVDAAYVAHAFIRAPKALWEPLDGVTKKRFIEEFKALRSRTGAYNNWLLFSGLTEGFLLSIDEAYDPARVMFSINKMKEWYVGDSWYSDGAKFSMDYYNSYVIHPMLVDLLKVLVEKKKASQADYDLAVQRMVRHSEFLERMISPEGTYPAFGRSITYRMGAFQALAQTALMEKLPEHVKPAQVRCGLTAVMHNMFDGNQNFDDKGWLVLGFNGHQPEIADYYTSTGSLYLTSLGFLNLGMPADHKFWTDEPAPWTGLKAWTGEPVKKDYKVDY is encoded by the coding sequence ATGAAAATGATCTTTAAAATAACCTTAATCGTTGCTTTCGGCCTTGGTTTAAACCAAGCAGAAGCGCAACTAAAAAAGAACGTTACCGGACAGCAAGACCGGGCCTTTTGGGTGAAGACCCTAAATCGGATCGCTTATCCGGTTGTACATAATTTAGCCAACGAAACCCTCAAGAAGAATATGCCCTTAGAAAAAGGACCCAAGTATGGGCTAAACTTAACCAAGGTGACTTATTTGGAGGCCTTAGGCAGAACAATGGCTGGCTTGGCCCCGTGGCTGGCGCTCCCAGATGATGATACGGCAGAAGGGAAACTTCGCAAAACCATGCGTTCCGAACTATTAAAAGGACTTGCAAACTCCGTAAACCCAACGAGTCCTGATTATATGAATTACAGAACCGAATCGCAGCCTATTGTTGATGCCGCTTATGTAGCGCATGCTTTTATACGGGCGCCGAAAGCCCTTTGGGAGCCTTTAGATGGGGTTACCAAAAAAAGATTTATAGAAGAGTTTAAGGCACTGCGCAGCCGTACCGGAGCTTACAACAACTGGTTACTGTTTTCGGGCTTAACCGAGGGCTTCTTGTTAAGTATTGATGAAGCTTATGACCCTGCCCGTGTAATGTTCTCCATTAACAAAATGAAAGAATGGTACGTAGGCGACAGCTGGTATAGCGATGGCGCAAAATTTAGTATGGATTATTACAACTCGTACGTAATTCATCCCATGTTGGTTGATCTGTTAAAGGTTTTGGTCGAAAAGAAAAAAGCTTCGCAAGCCGATTACGATTTGGCCGTGCAAAGAATGGTCAGACACAGTGAGTTTTTAGAAAGGATGATATCGCCCGAAGGCACTTACCCAGCTTTCGGTCGCTCGATAACCTACAGGATGGGTGCTTTCCAAGCATTAGCCCAAACCGCTTTGATGGAAAAACTGCCTGAGCACGTTAAGCCAGCGCAGGTTCGTTGTGGCTTAACAGCCGTAATGCATAACATGTTTGATGGAAACCAAAACTTTGATGATAAGGGATGGCTGGTTTTAGGCTTCAACGGTCATCAACCCGAAATTGCCGATTATTATACCTCAACCGGCAGTTTATACTTAACCTCACTGGGCTTTTTAAATTTAGGTATGCCAGCCGACCATAAATTTTGGACGGACGAGCCCGCCCCCTGGACCGGCTTAAAAGCTTGGACGGGTGAACCGGTAAAAAAGGATTATAAGGTAGATTATTAA
- a CDS encoding Crp/Fnr family transcriptional regulator, with product MLRTNLAFLSFIEKLHSEQPDSGILVKSFSPGTRFINQGDKIANVYIVKDGITKCFISEENGKDFIIEFLGKGEIAGELEAIKKIDCLCNVETISEVTVYAIPNRIFMSLTDTNPAFTQMLMQELATRIIQTSSRASFQQLYALEYGVLKLLKLQTEAQISIAKEDMAAYLGISLRSFNRTLKQLIDKKLTDFNGEEMN from the coding sequence ATGTTAAGAACGAACCTTGCCTTCCTTTCTTTTATTGAAAAGCTGCACAGCGAACAACCTGACTCCGGCATTTTGGTTAAATCCTTTTCGCCCGGCACACGGTTTATCAATCAGGGAGATAAAATCGCCAATGTTTACATTGTGAAGGATGGCATTACGAAGTGCTTTATTTCTGAAGAAAATGGCAAAGATTTCATCATTGAGTTTTTGGGCAAGGGCGAAATTGCTGGCGAACTGGAGGCTATAAAAAAAATCGATTGCCTTTGTAATGTCGAAACAATAAGCGAGGTAACTGTATACGCCATCCCCAATCGTATTTTTATGTCGCTAACCGACACAAATCCGGCCTTTACCCAGATGCTGATGCAAGAGCTGGCCACCCGGATTATACAAACCAGTTCGCGGGCGTCGTTCCAGCAACTTTATGCGCTTGAATATGGTGTATTAAAACTGCTCAAACTGCAAACTGAGGCACAGATCTCGATCGCTAAGGAGGATATGGCGGCTTATCTGGGTATATCCTTAAGAAGTTTCAACAGGACATTGAAACAGCTTATTGATAAGAAATTGACGGATTTTAATGGTGAGGAAATGAATTAA
- a CDS encoding DUF4861 family protein — protein MKTTFFSILLLIIASVSFAQYQYPMITVSNPSSIARKDVIVSIPWVDVLKADPTIDTAKFLVMNKFTETEIPHQLEYKGEKTVQNLLLQVSVKAKESLTLLIFAEQAKSVSPKTFARYVPERKDDFAWENDKIAFRMYGKALEGTSEDAKGIDVWVKRTSKLVVNDRYKKNDYHTDHGDGLDYYSVGFTLGAGGMAPFINDTVYYSGNYRSSKVLDNGPLRSTFQLTYDEWNAAGFKVNVVKTISLDAGSQLNRIESLYTYTGGGKLPVAIGLATRGEQAMKVLSDTRGVMGYWEPVHGKDGITGVGAVTEKAVKKTIMQPKQMLTLTEVKNNVPFVYYAGAAWNKAEEITSETEWFKYLQKFKEELKSPLKVSIK, from the coding sequence ATGAAAACAACATTCTTTAGTATCTTGTTGCTGATTATCGCAAGCGTATCTTTTGCCCAATACCAATACCCGATGATAACCGTTAGCAATCCATCTTCTATAGCAAGAAAGGACGTAATTGTTTCAATTCCATGGGTTGATGTGTTAAAGGCCGATCCGACTATCGACACAGCAAAATTTTTGGTGATGAACAAGTTTACCGAAACCGAAATTCCTCATCAACTGGAATATAAAGGTGAAAAAACTGTTCAAAATCTATTGCTGCAAGTGTCTGTAAAGGCAAAAGAAAGTTTAACATTATTGATCTTCGCCGAGCAAGCAAAGTCCGTTTCACCAAAAACTTTCGCCCGTTATGTTCCCGAGCGTAAAGACGATTTTGCATGGGAGAACGATAAAATTGCATTTAGAATGTATGGCAAAGCGCTGGAGGGTACCTCGGAAGATGCCAAAGGAATTGATGTTTGGGTGAAGCGCACATCGAAACTGGTTGTTAACGATCGCTATAAAAAGAACGATTATCACACCGATCATGGCGATGGACTAGATTATTACAGTGTTGGCTTTACCCTTGGCGCTGGCGGAATGGCCCCATTTATCAACGATACGGTATATTACTCCGGAAATTATCGCAGCTCGAAAGTTTTAGATAACGGCCCACTGCGCTCTACTTTTCAATTAACTTACGATGAATGGAACGCCGCCGGATTTAAGGTTAATGTGGTAAAAACCATTTCGCTTGATGCAGGCTCGCAACTGAACCGAATTGAAAGCCTGTACACCTATACTGGTGGCGGCAAGTTGCCCGTGGCCATTGGCTTGGCAACTCGTGGCGAGCAAGCCATGAAGGTTTTATCGGATACGAGGGGAGTAATGGGGTATTGGGAGCCCGTTCATGGTAAGGATGGAATTACTGGAGTTGGTGCGGTAACCGAAAAAGCAGTGAAGAAAACCATTATGCAGCCAAAACAAATGTTAACCCTAACCGAAGTGAAAAACAACGTGCCTTTTGTATATTACGCCGGTGCTGCATGGAATAAGGCAGAAGAGATTACCAGCGAGACTGAATGGTTTAAATACTTGCAAAAATTTAAAGAAGAATTAAAATCGCCATTAAAGGTGAGTATAAAATAA
- a CDS encoding glycoside hydrolase family 88 protein → MNKRNLMIAFLLLFNATVFAQDASRKPMAKLINDEFKFAADQYKILARGVEPGLTPQSFKDGKNVNYDIKWWCSGFYSGSLWYIYEQTKDEAIKKEAESALKVIEPNQTYTGNHDLGFMMYCSFGNAYRITAKPEYKTIINRSAESLSTRYHENVKAIQSWNKSKFWDYPVIIDNMMNLEMLNWVSDNGGSQKYKDISVVHANTTLRNHFRPDFSSFHVVDYNPETGAVKRKATWQGAADCSAWARGQAWALYGYTMMYRFTQDKSYLKQAKGIAHFILNHPNLPADKVPFWDFDAQGVPFAKRDASAAAIMASALLELGQYTTGAEKNEFKTSAETMIYSLSSDAYHAKLGENGGFLLMHSTGAYPLNSEIDVPLIYADYYYLEALARYKNWYL, encoded by the coding sequence ATGAATAAAAGAAACCTGATGATTGCATTTTTGTTGCTTTTTAATGCAACAGTATTTGCGCAAGATGCAAGCCGAAAACCGATGGCAAAACTGATAAACGATGAATTTAAGTTTGCTGCCGATCAGTACAAAATACTGGCCAGGGGCGTTGAGCCCGGCCTCACCCCACAAAGTTTTAAAGACGGCAAGAACGTAAATTACGATATAAAATGGTGGTGCAGTGGCTTTTACTCGGGCAGTTTGTGGTACATTTACGAGCAAACCAAAGATGAGGCTATAAAAAAAGAGGCCGAAAGTGCCTTAAAGGTAATTGAGCCCAACCAAACCTATACGGGCAACCACGATTTGGGCTTTATGATGTACTGTAGCTTCGGAAACGCCTACCGCATTACCGCCAAGCCTGAATATAAAACCATTATAAATCGTTCAGCAGAATCGCTTTCAACAAGGTACCACGAAAATGTGAAGGCCATCCAATCGTGGAACAAGAGCAAGTTTTGGGATTATCCTGTAATTATTGATAACATGATGAACCTCGAAATGTTAAACTGGGTAAGCGATAACGGTGGCAGTCAGAAATATAAGGATATTTCGGTTGTGCATGCCAATACAACGTTAAGAAACCATTTTCGCCCCGATTTCAGCTCTTTTCACGTAGTGGATTACAACCCAGAAACTGGCGCCGTAAAAAGAAAGGCAACATGGCAAGGTGCTGCAGATTGTTCGGCATGGGCTCGTGGTCAAGCTTGGGCCTTATATGGTTATACGATGATGTATCGTTTTACCCAAGACAAATCGTACTTAAAACAAGCAAAAGGAATTGCACACTTCATTTTAAACCACCCCAACTTGCCAGCAGATAAGGTTCCTTTTTGGGATTTTGATGCACAAGGTGTTCCATTTGCAAAACGCGATGCATCCGCCGCCGCCATTATGGCATCGGCATTATTAGAGCTTGGCCAATACACCACCGGAGCGGAGAAAAACGAGTTTAAAACTTCGGCTGAAACCATGATCTACTCGTTATCCAGCGATGCCTATCATGCTAAACTGGGCGAAAACGGAGGCTTTTTGTTGATGCACAGTACGGGCGCCTATCCTTTAAACAGCGAAATTGATGTGCCATTAATTTATGCCGATTACTATTACTTAGAGGCGTTGGCGAGATATAAAAACTGGTATTTGTAA
- a CDS encoding SDR family NAD(P)-dependent oxidoreductase — MSSNIFDLTGKTALVTGCKRGIGKAMALALAEAGADIIGVSASLELQSSAVEKEILALGRKFYAYQCDFGKREATLAFAAQVKADHPVIDILVNNAGTILRKPIAEHPDDMWDEVIAVNQSSPFILTREIGRDMIARGSGKVIFTASLLSFQGGITVPGYAASKGAIASLTKAFANEWASKGVNVNAIAPGYIATDNTSALREDQERSTSILARIPAGRWGTPEDFKGPTLFLASSASDYVHGTILTVDGGWMGR, encoded by the coding sequence ATGTCATCAAATATATTCGATTTAACAGGAAAAACAGCCTTAGTAACGGGTTGTAAAAGAGGAATTGGTAAAGCAATGGCTTTAGCCTTGGCCGAGGCAGGTGCCGACATTATTGGGGTTTCGGCAAGTTTAGAGCTTCAAAGCAGTGCCGTAGAAAAAGAAATCTTAGCCTTGGGAAGAAAATTTTATGCCTATCAATGCGATTTCGGTAAAAGAGAAGCAACCTTGGCCTTTGCAGCGCAAGTAAAAGCCGACCATCCGGTGATTGATATTTTGGTAAACAACGCCGGTACCATATTGCGTAAACCAATTGCTGAGCATCCTGACGACATGTGGGACGAGGTTATTGCCGTAAATCAAAGTTCGCCGTTTATTTTAACCAGAGAAATCGGCCGCGATATGATTGCAAGGGGAAGTGGAAAGGTAATTTTTACCGCTTCATTGTTGTCGTTTCAAGGTGGAATTACCGTACCAGGTTATGCCGCGAGTAAAGGTGCAATTGCCTCCTTAACAAAAGCCTTCGCCAACGAATGGGCATCAAAAGGCGTAAATGTGAACGCCATTGCACCGGGCTATATCGCCACCGATAATACATCAGCATTGCGTGAAGATCAGGAAAGAAGCACTTCAATTTTAGCACGGATCCCGGCTGGAAGATGGGGAACCCCAGAAGATTTTAAAGGACCGACCTTGTTTTTGGCATCAAGCGCAAGCGATTATGTTCATGGAACGATCTTAACAGTGGATGGCGGTTGGATGGGACGGTAG
- a CDS encoding polysaccharide lyase family 8 super-sandwich domain-containing protein, which translates to MHLSYLKHFITPFKYAAYLKGLLFFSLVCCLHLTTYAQNEPFNLLMKRINADLQTGISDKVLTHKVSEALESLNPDGSWKDIDYANLQYDPLKRIKEMAMAYIRPSNPLYVKANVHAAIVSALQNWLDRNPRNKNWWFNDIFYPQAIGQILILMRNAKQQVPNQLEEDLIQRMKIAKFLVGDGANTSDEALHYLYRACLTKNKSTMDSAATYLFEPISIIDGKGGVQVDGSYYQHGKQQAIASYGKVFVGNSVNAAYYLRGTEYALPQAKFDILLKYLKHTFIKTIRGSFFDFNVRGRGISRRDSLESRITGMISKIEALDPQHLSFWQAAAARTAEQKPAKYGVTKSHNQYWKSGYTLSVRPAYTFSVQTASTRTLRTERGNNENILGKFLPDGATNIQRTGSEYANIMPIWEWDKIPGTTSRDYATASGATILKDWGIEGTTKFVGGASDGLYGVSAYDLNYDDVQGKKSWFFFDKEIVCLGAGIKSNQPEHITTTVNQTWLRGEVTSGSLGDRTWIVHDSIGYFFPKKDNINITEKKQSGSWYRINHFQQKDTVIGSVFKVWIDHGAKPQHADYAYTVVPAMSVNDVKKYKTDMIAILKNTKEIQAVKHTGLNMLQVVFYKAGTLEADNLCVKVDKPCVVYIKSLNTAQPMLYIADPTQENENIKVEVKLSKNENNKLLNCTLPVGPLAGSTASFKIN; encoded by the coding sequence ATGCATTTATCCTATTTAAAACACTTCATTACGCCTTTTAAATACGCTGCTTACCTAAAGGGCTTGCTCTTTTTTAGCTTGGTTTGCTGTTTGCACTTAACCACTTATGCGCAAAACGAGCCGTTTAATTTGCTCATGAAAAGGATAAACGCCGATTTGCAAACCGGAATAAGTGATAAGGTTTTAACCCACAAGGTATCAGAAGCGCTTGAATCGTTAAATCCCGATGGAAGCTGGAAGGATATTGACTACGCCAATTTGCAATACGATCCTTTAAAGCGAATAAAGGAGATGGCAATGGCCTACATACGTCCATCAAATCCGCTCTACGTTAAGGCCAATGTACATGCGGCAATTGTAAGCGCCCTGCAAAACTGGTTAGATCGAAACCCGAGGAACAAAAACTGGTGGTTTAACGATATTTTTTATCCACAGGCCATTGGGCAGATCCTGATTTTGATGCGGAATGCGAAACAACAGGTGCCAAACCAGCTGGAAGAAGATTTGATCCAGCGCATGAAGATCGCTAAATTTCTGGTAGGAGACGGGGCCAACACATCAGACGAAGCCCTGCACTATTTATACCGCGCTTGCTTAACCAAAAACAAAAGCACAATGGATTCTGCCGCGACCTATCTTTTCGAGCCGATTTCAATTATCGATGGAAAGGGAGGCGTTCAGGTAGATGGAAGCTATTATCAACACGGCAAACAACAAGCCATTGCCAGCTACGGTAAGGTGTTTGTCGGAAATTCGGTCAATGCCGCTTATTACCTCCGCGGTACCGAATACGCTTTGCCACAGGCAAAATTCGATATTTTGTTGAAATACCTCAAACATACCTTTATAAAAACCATTCGCGGGTCGTTTTTCGATTTCAATGTACGCGGTAGGGGCATCAGCCGAAGAGATTCGCTAGAAAGTCGGATAACGGGAATGATCAGTAAAATTGAAGCTTTAGATCCACAACATTTGAGTTTTTGGCAAGCAGCAGCAGCACGAACCGCTGAGCAAAAGCCCGCCAAGTATGGAGTGACCAAAAGCCATAATCAGTATTGGAAAAGCGGATATACGCTAAGTGTTAGGCCTGCTTATACTTTCAGCGTTCAAACTGCATCAACCCGAACTTTAAGGACTGAGCGAGGTAACAATGAGAACATCCTCGGCAAATTTCTGCCCGATGGCGCAACCAATATTCAAAGAACAGGCTCGGAGTACGCTAACATTATGCCGATTTGGGAGTGGGATAAAATTCCCGGCACCACAAGCCGAGATTATGCCACCGCTAGCGGCGCAACCATTTTAAAAGATTGGGGGATTGAAGGCACAACAAAGTTTGTTGGCGGAGCAAGCGATGGGCTTTACGGCGTTTCGGCCTACGATTTAAACTACGATGATGTGCAGGGAAAAAAGAGCTGGTTCTTTTTTGATAAAGAAATTGTTTGCCTCGGCGCAGGCATTAAGAGCAACCAGCCAGAGCACATTACTACAACCGTTAACCAAACTTGGCTGAGGGGCGAAGTAACCTCAGGTAGCCTCGGGGATAGAACATGGATTGTTCACGACAGTATCGGTTACTTTTTTCCGAAAAAGGATAACATCAACATAACCGAAAAAAAGCAGTCGGGGAGCTGGTACCGCATCAACCATTTTCAACAAAAAGATACCGTTATCGGCTCGGTTTTCAAAGTGTGGATTGATCATGGAGCAAAGCCTCAACATGCAGATTACGCCTATACGGTTGTGCCGGCAATGAGTGTTAACGATGTAAAAAAATATAAGACAGATATGATAGCGATATTGAAGAATACCAAAGAGATACAGGCCGTAAAACATACGGGGTTAAATATGTTGCAAGTGGTTTTTTACAAAGCTGGCACATTAGAGGCCGATAATTTATGCGTAAAAGTAGATAAGCCCTGCGTGGTTTACATTAAAAGCTTAAATACCGCTCAGCCCATGTTATACATCGCTGATCCAACTCAGGAGAACGAAAACATTAAGGTAGAGGTAAAGCTATCGAAAAATGAAAACAACAAGCTGTTAAACTGCACTTTACCTGTTGGGCCCTTGGCTGGATCGACCGCGAGTTTTAAAATTAATTAA
- a CDS encoding flavodoxin family protein: MPDILIINGSARLSGDTQKFISKLTEGVDFDQLNLAEHYCLPYNYDNQYPPEDQFDRFAKEILYHKHLIFATPVYWYSMSGRMKNFFDRLTDWVTLNKEVGRNLKGKTMKLIAVGTDGELPDGFVTPFFMTANYMEMVFRGHQYFNSNMELPEQELALIRKSFFSFITEKPSIEGNNNP; the protein is encoded by the coding sequence ATGCCCGACATCTTAATCATAAATGGAAGCGCCCGCTTGAGTGGTGATACTCAAAAATTCATCAGCAAGCTAACAGAAGGAGTTGATTTTGATCAGTTGAATCTGGCAGAACATTATTGTTTGCCTTACAACTACGATAATCAATATCCGCCAGAAGATCAGTTCGACCGCTTTGCCAAAGAAATCCTTTACCATAAACATCTTATTTTTGCAACGCCTGTGTATTGGTACTCCATGAGCGGACGGATGAAAAATTTTTTCGACAGGCTTACTGATTGGGTAACTTTAAATAAGGAAGTTGGCCGAAATTTAAAGGGCAAAACAATGAAATTGATCGCCGTGGGCACGGATGGAGAGTTGCCCGATGGCTTTGTAACTCCGTTTTTCATGACTGCGAATTACATGGAAATGGTTTTCAGGGGCCATCAATATTTTAACAGCAATATGGAATTACCTGAACAGGAGTTGGCGTTGATCAGAAAATCTTTCTTTAGCTTTATAACTGAAAAGCCTTCAATTGAAGGAAATAATAATCCTTAA
- a CDS encoding HAD family hydrolase, whose product MNNQITVIAFDADDTLWVNEPYFRETEEKFAVMLEDFMPHHSIVAELLKTEITNLPLYGYGIKGFMLSMIETVLRITEGNVDPAVIGKAIALGQEMLNKPIELLDGVEEVLKALHGKYRLVVATKGDLLDQQRKLTKSGLDHYFHHIEIMSDKQERDYQKLIKHLDCKPDEFLMIGNSLKSDVLPVLAIGGHAVHVPYHTTWVHEHIDHTIEHPNFHQGQCLSDILKLVE is encoded by the coding sequence ATGAACAATCAAATTACAGTAATTGCCTTTGATGCCGACGATACGCTTTGGGTGAATGAGCCTTATTTCCGCGAAACGGAAGAAAAATTTGCCGTGATGTTGGAAGATTTTATGCCTCACCACAGTATCGTTGCCGAACTGCTGAAAACAGAAATTACCAACCTGCCGCTGTACGGCTATGGCATTAAGGGTTTTATGTTGAGCATGATTGAAACCGTTTTGCGGATTACTGAAGGAAACGTAGATCCGGCTGTTATCGGTAAGGCCATTGCGCTTGGCCAGGAAATGTTAAACAAGCCCATTGAGCTTTTAGATGGTGTTGAAGAGGTGCTAAAGGCCCTGCATGGAAAATACAGATTGGTGGTTGCCACCAAGGGCGACTTGTTGGATCAACAACGAAAGCTGACCAAATCGGGCCTCGATCATTACTTTCACCATATTGAGATCATGAGCGACAAACAAGAACGCGATTATCAAAAGCTGATTAAGCACCTGGATTGTAAGCCTGATGAGTTTTTAATGATCGGGAATTCTTTAAAATCGGATGTTTTGCCTGTTTTGGCCATTGGCGGTCATGCGGTGCACGTTCCGTATCATACTACATGGGTGCACGAGCATATCGATCATACGATTGAGCACCCCAATTTTCATCAGGGGCAATGCCTGTCCGATATTCTTAAACTAGTTGAATGA
- the kduI gene encoding 5-dehydro-4-deoxy-D-glucuronate isomerase, translated as MNKFESRYAQSPKEVKQMDTSALRENFLIENIFEANQVNLTLSFFDRYIVGGAMPVNGKLALPNPDDLKAAYFLERRELGIINVGGKAIVTADGETFELDFKEALYIGKGTKEVTFESADASTPTKLYINSAPAHHTYPTKKVSKADAEIVELGTPETANHRIINKLLVNSVLPTCQLQMGMTELKSGSVWNTMPAHTHDRRMEAYFYFEVPQNQSVCHFMGQPQETRHIWMQNEEAVISPNWSIHSGAGTSNYTFIWGMAGENLDYGDMDHCAITDLK; from the coding sequence ATGAACAAATTCGAAAGCCGTTACGCTCAAAGCCCCAAAGAAGTTAAACAAATGGATACCTCGGCATTGAGGGAAAATTTTTTAATCGAGAATATTTTTGAGGCCAATCAGGTAAATTTAACGCTATCCTTTTTCGATAGGTATATTGTTGGTGGCGCTATGCCCGTTAATGGAAAATTGGCCTTGCCAAACCCCGACGATTTAAAGGCGGCCTACTTTTTAGAGCGTAGGGAGCTGGGAATTATCAATGTGGGAGGAAAGGCGATTGTAACTGCCGACGGTGAGACTTTTGAGCTCGATTTCAAAGAAGCTTTATACATTGGAAAGGGAACCAAAGAAGTAACGTTTGAATCGGCAGATGCTTCGACGCCAACCAAGCTTTACATCAATTCTGCACCTGCACACCATACTTATCCTACAAAAAAGGTAAGCAAGGCCGATGCTGAAATTGTAGAATTGGGTACGCCCGAAACCGCAAACCATAGAATAATCAACAAACTATTGGTAAACAGTGTGTTGCCAACTTGCCAGTTGCAAATGGGTATGACGGAACTAAAATCGGGCAGCGTTTGGAACACCATGCCGGCACATACGCACGATAGAAGAATGGAAGCCTATTTTTATTTCGAAGTGCCTCAAAACCAAAGCGTATGTCATTTTATGGGGCAACCACAAGAAACCCGCCACATTTGGATGCAAAACGAAGAGGCAGTTATTTCACCGAACTGGTCTATCCACTCGGGTGCAGGAACGAGTAACTATACTTTTATTTGGGGCATGGCTGGAGAGAATTTAGACTATGGCGATATGGATCACTGCGCTATTACCGATTTGAAATAA
- a CDS encoding carbonic anhydrase — protein sequence MNVEDVFKNNEKWIADKLAIDENYFTELSKGQNPEFLYIGCSDSRVTAEDLMGIQPGQAFVHRNVANLVNNVDLNVMTVLNYSVRHLKVNHIVVCGHYNCGGVKAAMQPADMGILNPWLRNIRDVYRIHRDELNAIEDEGKRYDRLVELNVQEQCVNLLKTAAVQEAITERGLTVHGWVFDIRTGKLIDLKIDFDAILKGIKEIYNLYS from the coding sequence ATGAATGTAGAAGACGTTTTTAAGAACAATGAAAAATGGATCGCGGACAAACTGGCGATAGACGAAAATTATTTTACTGAACTTTCAAAAGGCCAAAACCCGGAATTTTTGTATATCGGCTGTTCGGATAGTCGCGTTACCGCCGAAGACTTAATGGGCATTCAGCCCGGACAGGCCTTTGTACACCGCAACGTTGCCAACCTGGTTAATAACGTGGATTTAAATGTAATGACGGTTTTAAATTATTCTGTTCGCCATTTAAAGGTTAACCATATTGTAGTTTGCGGTCACTATAATTGTGGCGGCGTTAAAGCAGCTATGCAACCTGCCGATATGGGCATCCTCAATCCCTGGCTGAGAAATATCCGCGATGTTTACCGAATTCATAGAGACGAACTCAATGCGATTGAAGATGAAGGAAAACGTTATGACAGATTGGTAGAGCTTAACGTGCAGGAGCAATGTGTAAACTTGCTTAAAACCGCAGCTGTGCAAGAAGCAATTACCGAACGCGGCTTAACGGTTCACGGCTGGGTATTCGACATCCGCACTGGTAAACTGATAGATCTTAAGATCGACTTCGATGCAATACTAAAGGGAATTAAGGAGATTTATAACTTGTATTCTTGA
- a CDS encoding chloramphenicol acetyltransferase has translation MKEKIDINTWIRKDHFNFFNAFEEPFFGVTVDVDCTSTYREAKQNGASFFLLYLHKSLVAANAIEPFRYRIIDDEVWKYKTVHASATINRPNGTFGFGYIDFDEHFNDFCLGANKEIEKVRATTGLIGSSSGENVIHFSALPWLNFKSMSHARSFSHQDSCPKISFGKVRDENGKKIMTVSIHVHHALMDGFHVSAFVDQFQELLNKNQELILG, from the coding sequence ATGAAAGAAAAAATAGACATAAACACATGGATCAGAAAAGATCACTTTAATTTTTTTAATGCCTTCGAAGAGCCTTTTTTCGGCGTTACCGTCGATGTAGATTGCACATCAACCTACCGGGAGGCGAAGCAAAATGGAGCGTCGTTCTTTTTGCTTTATTTGCATAAGTCGTTAGTTGCAGCAAATGCGATTGAGCCCTTTCGCTATCGGATTATCGACGATGAGGTTTGGAAGTATAAAACCGTTCACGCTTCGGCAACAATTAATCGCCCGAACGGAACCTTTGGCTTTGGCTACATCGATTTCGATGAGCATTTTAACGATTTCTGCCTGGGGGCCAATAAAGAAATAGAAAAAGTTCGGGCCACAACCGGATTGATCGGCTCATCATCGGGCGAAAATGTGATTCACTTCTCCGCATTGCCATGGTTGAACTTCAAATCAATGTCGCACGCCCGAAGCTTTTCTCATCAGGATAGCTGCCCGAAAATTTCTTTTGGCAAAGTGAGGGACGAAAACGGAAAGAAAATCATGACCGTTTCAATTCATGTGCACCATGCTTTGATGGATGGCTTCCATGTTTCAGCTTTTGTAGATCAGTTTCAAGAGTTGCTGAACAAAAATCAGGAGTTAATTTTAGGTTAA